In one window of Frigoriglobus tundricola DNA:
- the rpsO gene encoding 30S ribosomal protein S15, with product MSITKEEKSELITQFRRDDADTGSPEVQIALLTKRINSLTEHMRAHKKDFSSRRGLLKLVSQRADLLKYLRQTDRESYLAVIGKLGLRK from the coding sequence ATGTCGATTACGAAGGAAGAGAAGTCCGAACTCATCACGCAGTTCCGCCGGGACGATGCGGACACTGGGTCGCCCGAAGTGCAAATCGCGCTGCTCACGAAGCGGATCAACTCCCTCACCGAGCACATGCGGGCGCACAAGAAGGACTTCTCCAGCCGCCGCGGGCTGCTGAAACTGGTCAGCCAACGGGCCGACCTGCTCAAGTACCTGCGCCAGACCGACCGCGAAAGCTACCTGGCGGTCATCGGTAAGCTCGGCCTCCGCAAGTGA
- the pnp gene encoding polyribonucleotide nucleotidyltransferase — MPVHPARVECQIGGRTLVLETGKLAKQAHGAVLVTYGDTAVLCAAVEGSPIPGRDFFPLQVEYRERTYAAGKFPGGFIKRETRPSTKETLTSRLIDRPSRPLFPTNYFNEVQIHCTVLSSDKENDPDMLALIGTSAALHVSHIPFLKPYGGVRLGRVNGELIVLPTATQMEESDLDLIVAATRDAVCMIEGFARELPEQETGDAIMEAFRQCAIVIDAIDRLRAEAGLAPKVLPPAVPENPLADELYHKYGKEYHEKYLTKGKKERNAALDEFKDEIKKVYLPEGEPSPKYTAAQVSAALGALRERIFREITLGGTRIDGRAPKDLRHVSAEVAVLPRTHGTAVFQRGETQALVVATLGTIADEQKVDGLQDEYSKKFFLDYNFPPYSVGECKPIRAPGRREIGHGMLAERSLKAVIPPPARFPYTIRLVSEILESNGSSSMASVCGGTLALMDAGVPIKRPVAGISVGLVMEKEHFTLLTDIQGDEDHYGDMDFKVAGTQKGVTGIQLDIKVDGINEAIVRGALEQAKEGRLQILKTMLGTLPAPRKDISGYAPRLIQLKINPEFIGKLIGPGGKMIRAIQEETGAKIDIEDDGTVSIASANAEGVEAARRMVEGLTAEVKVGAIYDGKVISIKEFGAFIEIAPGRDGLCHVSELDAGFVQRPEDVVQIGDKVQVKVIAIDDQGRVKLSRKALLAPREEGDNGGGGGGGDRGGDRGDRGGGGGRGGDRGGRGGDRGGHRGGGRRD; from the coding sequence GTGCCGGTCCATCCCGCTCGTGTCGAATGCCAGATTGGTGGTCGGACGCTCGTCCTCGAAACCGGTAAACTCGCGAAACAGGCCCACGGGGCCGTTCTCGTCACGTACGGCGACACCGCCGTACTGTGCGCCGCCGTCGAGGGCTCGCCCATCCCCGGCCGCGACTTCTTCCCCCTCCAGGTCGAGTACCGCGAGCGGACCTACGCCGCGGGCAAGTTCCCCGGCGGGTTCATCAAGCGCGAGACGCGCCCCAGCACCAAGGAAACGCTCACCTCGCGCCTCATCGACCGCCCGTCCCGCCCGCTGTTCCCGACCAATTATTTTAACGAGGTCCAGATCCACTGCACGGTCCTCTCCTCCGACAAGGAGAACGACCCCGACATGCTCGCGCTCATCGGAACGAGCGCCGCCCTGCACGTGTCCCACATCCCGTTCCTCAAGCCCTACGGCGGCGTCCGCCTGGGTCGGGTGAACGGCGAGCTGATCGTCCTGCCGACCGCCACCCAGATGGAAGAGAGCGACCTCGACCTCATCGTCGCCGCCACCCGCGACGCGGTGTGCATGATCGAGGGGTTCGCCCGCGAGCTGCCCGAGCAGGAGACCGGCGACGCGATCATGGAGGCGTTCCGGCAGTGCGCCATCGTGATCGACGCCATCGACCGCCTCCGCGCCGAAGCCGGGCTGGCGCCGAAGGTGCTGCCCCCCGCCGTTCCGGAGAACCCGCTGGCGGACGAGCTGTACCACAAGTACGGCAAGGAGTACCACGAGAAGTACCTGACGAAGGGCAAGAAGGAGCGGAACGCGGCGCTCGACGAGTTCAAGGACGAGATCAAGAAGGTGTACCTGCCGGAGGGCGAGCCGAGCCCGAAGTACACCGCGGCGCAGGTGTCCGCGGCGCTGGGGGCGCTGCGCGAGCGGATCTTCCGCGAGATCACCCTCGGGGGCACCCGCATCGACGGCCGCGCCCCGAAGGACCTGCGGCACGTGTCGGCCGAGGTCGCGGTGCTGCCGCGGACGCACGGCACGGCCGTGTTCCAGCGCGGTGAGACGCAGGCGCTGGTCGTCGCCACGCTCGGCACCATCGCCGACGAGCAGAAGGTGGACGGCCTCCAGGACGAGTACTCGAAGAAGTTCTTCCTGGACTACAACTTCCCGCCGTACTCGGTCGGCGAGTGCAAGCCGATCCGGGCGCCGGGCCGGCGCGAGATCGGCCACGGCATGCTGGCCGAGCGGTCGCTGAAGGCGGTCATCCCGCCGCCCGCCCGGTTCCCGTACACGATCCGGCTCGTGTCCGAGATCCTCGAATCGAACGGCTCGTCCAGCATGGCGAGCGTCTGCGGCGGCACGCTCGCCCTGATGGACGCGGGCGTGCCGATCAAGCGCCCGGTGGCCGGCATCTCGGTCGGGCTCGTCATGGAGAAGGAGCACTTCACGCTCCTGACCGACATCCAGGGCGACGAGGACCACTACGGCGACATGGACTTCAAGGTCGCCGGCACCCAGAAGGGCGTGACGGGCATCCAGCTCGACATCAAGGTGGACGGCATCAACGAGGCGATCGTCCGCGGCGCGCTGGAGCAGGCGAAGGAGGGCCGGCTCCAGATTCTCAAGACGATGCTCGGCACGCTGCCCGCCCCGCGGAAGGACATCAGCGGGTACGCCCCGCGGCTGATCCAACTGAAGATCAACCCCGAGTTCATCGGCAAGCTGATCGGCCCCGGCGGCAAGATGATCCGCGCGATCCAGGAGGAGACGGGCGCGAAGATCGACATCGAGGACGACGGCACGGTGTCGATCGCCTCGGCCAACGCGGAGGGCGTGGAGGCCGCCCGGCGGATGGTCGAGGGGCTGACGGCCGAGGTGAAGGTCGGGGCGATCTACGACGGCAAGGTGATCTCGATCAAGGAGTTCGGGGCGTTCATCGAGATCGCGCCCGGCCGCGACGGGCTGTGCCACGTGTCCGAACTGGACGCCGGGTTCGTCCAGCGGCCGGAGGACGTGGTCCAGATCGGCGACAAGGTGCAGGTGAAGGTGATCGCGATCGACGACCAGGGCCGCGTGAAGCTGTCGCGTAAGGCGCTGCTGGCCCCGCGCGAAGAGGGCGACAACGGTGGCGGTGGCGGCGGTGGCGACCGCGGCGGGGACCGTGGTGACCGCGGCGGCGGGGGCGGTCGCGGCGGGGACCGGGGCGGCCGGGGCGGCGACCGCGGCGGGCACCGGGGCGGCGGGCGCCGCGACTGA